From the genome of Pungitius pungitius chromosome 21, fPunPun2.1, whole genome shotgun sequence, one region includes:
- the LOC119208981 gene encoding uncharacterized protein LOC119208981, with protein MRWPEVIEAIKRQQGEEVNFEGLDWSAKCDILRSNPVTTMRMFDKRVEALFRDLLLSPAQPLGKVVDYFYRVEFQHRGSPHIHCLIWVDGAPVFEEDDDQTVSAFVSKYITAQLPDPRRQPELHKKVTEVQIHSKKHSRTCFRSPSSGCRFGFPKPPSSKTMISRPGEGVAPLQLQIAKSKLQPLNLLLNEPETASLSLQQLLAKCNLTLQEYEGCLNVINKSSAVILKREPKDCWVNGYNPHLLKAWDANIDVSYILNAYSCIMYLTSYITKKESGLSEYLKTVIENSTRDHVNECDEMREIMQAYSKKREVSAQECVTRACGINMKKCSRGVIFVPTDDNALKMSRPMSYLENTTLESVNVWMTSLTDKYKARPETPEFEQMCLADFAATCRIVYGQQKKGKDVLPLLNEMGFVQKRKNDKPAIIRFYRCSQEKYPEKFYGTLLKLYIPHRSDMELKRPHFPTYESFYKNGCVQLPGSDYAEYVQHIVKRNKDKYEKNSEEIENAVEEFEQNRGVIDEWCNLAPESEVERLECIEELEAREPDHESVQENVPEYSNQADAATEARAIREPPAFDPALLRQMYQNLNQKQACVFYAVRDWCVKRVCGLNPEQFFFYINGGAGTGKSHLIKCIYSEASKILCKVPSHSEEVDISNPTVLLTAFTGTAAYNISGSTLHSLLKLPRSLKPPFQGLGNQLDEVRSELLNAEIFIIDEVSMVSKPLFAYVDARLKQIKGSPKPFGGMSVIAVGDFYQLPPVRQSKTLCVYEPCEIDLWQEHFQTITLTEIMRQKDDVAFAEMLNRIRVKGKSDELSKADRALLSQTITEPSLCPPDVLHIFATNKQVDSHNSVTLALLHSNITKIDADDYKKDPRTGRMARQAQPYKGTRNELPDTLNLAEGARVMLTRNIDVSQGLVNGSFATLVRVITSEQSGVAHVTMLGLKMDDQTAGTNYRNRAPGGPDDVVYIERAEDNLKQKGVVRRQFPVRLAFACTIHKVQGMTRTSAVVSLKHIFEPGMAYVAISRVTSLSGLHMLDLDESKIYANREITGALETMRQVNLDDMMPLLCMTQTLSRRDTLTIVHHNTEGLPSHINDIRSHHELCLADVLCLTETHLQGSFVAESLHLEGYNMFKRNRHLSYTNVPQIANRGGGGVAVYVKNHIQVREKQYVHNVTDLEFVALKVEAPASALIAAVYRPPDYSVRSFLSNLGNLLDSLEIMDCQPIIVCGDFNENLFSNTGKPILELFQSRGYAQVITNATTDKNTLLDLIFISQPQHCLHSGVMRTYYSYHNPVYCVMSSNGP; from the coding sequence aTGCGTTGGCCTGAAGTGATTGAAGCAATAAAAAGACAGCAAGGCGAGGAGGTGAATTTTGAAGGGCTTGACTGGTCAGCAAAGTGTGATATTCTGAGAAGCAATCCAGTGACAACAATGCGCATGTTTGATAAGCGTGTTGAGGCCTTATTCAGAGATCTGCTCTTATCTCCTGCACAGCCTCTTGGCAAAGTTGTTGACTACTTTTATCGAGTTGAgtttcagcacagaggaagcccaCACATTCACTGTCTCATATGGGTAGATGGTGcgcctgtgtttgaggaggatgatgatcagactgtgtcagcttttgtttccaaatacatcacagctcagctacctgatccacgcagacaacctgaactacacaagaaggtcacagaggtgcaaattcacagcaaaaaacactcaAGGACATGTTTCAGAAGTCCCAGCTCGGGTtgcagatttggttttcctaaaccaccttccagtaagacaatgatATCGAGACCTGGTGAGGGCGTTGCTCCACTGCAACTGCAAATAGCAAAGTCCAAGCTCCAACCACTGAACTTGTTGCTGAATGAACCTGAAACTGCCTCActcagtttgcagcagctcctcgctaAATGCAACTTAACACTCCAAGAGTATGAAGGATGCctcaatgtgattaacaaatccAGTGCGGTGATCCTGAAACGTGAGccaaaagactgctgggtaaatgGATATAATCCACATCTACTTAAAGCCTGGGATGCCAACATTGATGTCAGTTATATTCTCAATGCATATTCGTGCATCATGTATCTCACCAGCTACATCACCAAAAAGGAATCTGGACTTTCTGAGTACCTTAAAACAGTCATTGAAAactccaccagagaccacgtcaatgaatgtgatgaaatgagggaaatcatgcaggcatactctaaaaagagagaggtcagtgcccAGGAGTGTGTGACTCGAGCATGTGgaataaacatgaagaagtgtTCACGTGGTGTCATATTCGTACCTACGGATGACAACGCACTGAAAATGAGTCGCCCCATGTCTTACCTGGAGAACACAACATtagaaagtgtaaatgtgtggatgacatctttgactgacaaatacaaagccagaccagaaacaccaGAGTTTGAGCAGATGTGTTTGGCTGATTTCGCAGCTACTTGCAGGATTGTCTATggccagcagaaaaaaggaaaagatgtgttGCCCCTCCTCAATGAGATGGGATTTGTGCAAAAGCGTAAAAACGATAAGCCTGCTATCATCAGATTTTACCGCTGCTCACAGGAAAAATATCCAGAGAAGTTTTATGGCACATTACTGAAATTGTACATTCCTCACCGATCAGACATGGAACTCAAAAGACCCCATTTTCCCACATATGAGTCCTTCTATAAAAATGGTTGCGTCCAACTACCAGGTTCTGACTATGCTGAGTATGTCCAACACATTGTGAaacgaaacaaagacaaatatgagaaaaataGTGAGGAGATTGAGAATGCAGTTGAAGaatttgaacagaacagaggAGTTATTGATGAATGGTGCAATCTGGCTCCCGAATCTGAAGTGGAGAGGTTGGAATGTATCGAAGAACTGGAGGCAAGAGAGCCAGATCATGAAAGTGTTCAAGAAAATGTTCCAGAATACAGTAATCAGGCTGATGCTGCAACAGAAGCTCGAGCCATCAGAGAGCCTCCTGCCTTTGACCCCGCACTGCTACGACAGATGTATCAGAACCTGAACCAGAAACAAGCATGTGTATTCTATGCAGTTAGAGACTGGTGCGTAAAGCGTGTCTGTGGCCTAAACcctgagcagtttttcttttacatcaatggtggtgcaggaacaggaaagtcACATCTGATTAAATGCATCTACTCAGAAGCATCTAAGATACTGTGCAAAGTGCCCAGCCATTCTGAGGAGGTGGACATATCAAACCCTACGGTCCTGCTGACAGCTTTCACTGGAACTGCAGCCTATAATATATCAGGATCAACACtgcactctctgctcaagcTTCCACGAAGTCTGAAACCTCCATTTCAAGGACTTGGTAACCAACTGGATGAGGTCCGATCAGaacttttaaatgctgaaatctTCATCATTGATGAAGTTTCCATGGTGTCAAAGCCCCTGTTTGCTTATGTGGATGCAAGACTGAAACAGATCAAAGGCAGTCCCAAACCCTTTGGAGGAATGTCAGTAATAGCGGTTGGAGACTTTTATCAGCTGCCACCAGTTCGACAGTCCAAGACCCTCTGTGTGTACGAGCCCTGTGAGATTGACCTATGGCAGGAACACTTTCAGACAATCACCCTTACTGAGATTATGCGGCAGAAGGATGATGTTgcctttgcagagatgttgaatCGGATCCGTGTGAAAGGAAAGTCAGATGAGTTGTCTAAAGCAGACAGAGCCTTGTTGTCACAGACCATCACTGAACCATCACTTTGTCCACCTGatgtcctgcacatctttgcAACTAATAAACAGGTTGATTCACACAACTCAGTAACATTAGCTCTGCTCCATTCTAATATCACCAAGATCGATGCAGATGACTACAAGAAAGACCCACGCACTGGAAGAATGGCTCGACAAGCCCAACCATACAAAGGAACCAGAAATGAGTTACCAGATACACTAAACCTAGCTGAAGGTGCTCGAGTCATGCTCACCAGAAACATAGACGTGTCTCAGGGATTGGTGAATGGGTCGTTTGCTACACTAGTCAGGGTGATAACCTCAGAACAGAGTGGTGTTGCACATGTCACTATGCTCGGCCTTAAGATGGATGATCAAACTGCTGGAACGAATTACCGTAATAGAGCACCAGGCGGCCCTGATGATGTGGTGTAcatagagagagcagaggataatctgaaacagaaaggagtggTACGCAGACAGTTTCCTGTTAGACTTGCCTTTGCCTGTACCATACACAAGGTTCAGGGTATGACAAGGACATCAGCTGTAGTGTCactgaaacatatttttgaaCCTGGCATGGCTTATGTAGCTATCAGTAGAGTGACCTCTCTCAGTGGATTGCACATGCTGGATTTGGATGAGAGTAAAATCTATGCCAACCGAGAAATCACTGGAGCACTCGAGACCATGAGACAAGTCAACTTGGACGACATGATGCCTCTTCTTTGTATGACACAGACATTGAGCAGACGAGACACTCTGACCATTGTTCACCATAACACTGAAGGTTTGCCATCTCacatcaatgacatcaggagccatcatgaactgtgtcttgcagatgttttgtgtctcacagaAACTCACCTTCAAGGCTCCTTTGTTGCAGAGAGTCTTCATTTAGAGGGCTACAACATGTTCAAACGCAACAGACACCTGTCTTACACAAATGTTCCACAAATAGCcaacagaggtggtggtggagtggcTGTTTATGTGAAAAACCACATTCAAGTGCGTGAGAAACAGTACGTACATAATGTAACCGATCTTGAGTTTGTGGCTCTGAAGGTAGAAGCCCCAGCGAGTGCCCTGATTGCAGCTGTGTACAGACCTCCAGACTACAGTGTGAGATCATTCTTGTCCAACCTGGGGAACCTTCTGGACTCATTGGAGATCATGGACTGTCAGCCCATCATTgtctgtggggatttcaatgagAATCTCTTCTCCAACACTGGTAAGCCAATCCTTGAGCTCTTCCAGTCCAGAGGATATGCACAAGTCATCACTAATGCAACCACCGATAAGAACACACTGCTGGACCTCATTTTCATCTCACAACCACAACACTGTCTCCACTCTGGTGTGATGAGAACTTATTACAGTTATCACAACCCTGTCTATTGTGTCATGTCCTCTAATGGTCCATGA
- the LOC119208979 gene encoding uncharacterized protein LOC119208979 isoform X1, whose protein sequence is MTRRRVDLLEHCRSRSGAKNPLLSILNRERMALRKVLSSKPQTPYFKPPAIHICVVALKDQHRVTRWDFQDGRAVAAVTKANAVMAISDGHSVAKVTLYEDLKAQVQEGASYVVRGYNLRGNSPPYAFNVSRETEFFRSSALVIDEKLQNEALRLINPRSPLTPLSTCRESAGLVTVEGEVVEVSNFPFNGTAIYIANVGCCCKIKSVSPPDCSYENINTQIHCVQVSELKEVVVARDRVPLQNITLKQGETKVPVSLWRETALHCCEIGNVLRVSHLRGSESNYGFRLQTTVESAIEAVSSTAAEEVGVYGATPARGAPGSLKVLLEDDRTLFIEESKWLPIAAIMEAPPLPVKITVKGNTIVAIEAMRKEE, encoded by the exons ATGACGAGGCGGCGCGTGGACCTTCTAGAACATTGTCGGAGCCGCAGCGGCGCGAAAAATCCACTGCTGTCCATCCTGAACCGAGAAAG aatggcGTTAAGAAAAGTTCTTTCGTCGAAGCCCCAAACCCCTTACTTTAAGCCCCCGGCAATACACATTTGTGTGGTTGCACTGAAGGACCAGCATAGGGTCACGAGGTGGGACTTCCAGGACGGCAGAGCGGTGGCGGCCGTCACAAAAGCTAATGCCGTCATGGCCATCAGCGACGGGCACTCCGTGGCCAAAGTGACCCTGTATGAAGACCTGAAGGCCCAAGTTCAAGAGGGTGCTTCCTACGTGGTTCGTGGCTATAACCTGAGGGGCAATTCCCCTCCATATGCCTTTAATGTCTCAAGGGAGACAGAATTCTTTCGAAGCAGCGCCCTCGTCATCGACGAGAAATTACAAAACGAGGCCTTGAGGCTGATCaatcctcgctcgcccctgacccccctcagcacctgcagggaatctgctggtctggtcacggtggaaggggaggtggtCGAGGTAAGTAACTTTCCGTTTAACGGGACTGCGATATATATAGCCAatgtaggttgttgctgtaaaatTAAGAGTGTAAGTCCGCCGGACTGCAGCTATGAGAACATTAACACCCAAATCCACTGTGTTCAGgtgtctgagctgaaggaggtggtggtggcgagGGACCGCGTGCCACTGCAAAACATCACGTTGAAGCAG ggggaaacaaaggtGCCCGTGTCCCTCTGGAGGGAAACCGCCCTCCACTGCTGTGAGATCGGGAACGTCCTGAGAGTGTCCCACCTGAGAGGGTCGGAGTCCAATTATGGATTCCGGCTCCAAACAACGGTGGAGTCAGCAATTGAG GCGGTCAGTTCCAcggcagcggaggaggttgGAGTTTACGGGGCAACACCGGCACGCGGGGCTCCCGGAAGCCTAAAAGTGCTCCTGGAGGACGACAGGACGCTGTTCATCGAGGAGAGCAAGTGGCTGCCAATAGCTGCCATAATGGAAGCGCCACCCTTACCGGTCAAAATAACCGTTAAAGGCAACACCattgtcgccattgaagccatgcggaaggaggagtag
- the LOC119208979 gene encoding uncharacterized protein LOC119208979 isoform X2, giving the protein MTRRRVDLLEHCRSRSGAKNPLLSILNRERMALRKVLSSKPQTPYFKPPAIHICVVALKDQHRVTRWDFQDGRAVAAVTKANAVMAISDGHSVAKVTLYEDLKAQVQEGASYVVRGYNLRGNSPPYAFNVSRETEFFRSSALVIDEKLQNEALRLINPRSPLTPLSTCRESAGLVTVEGEVVEVSELKEVVVARDRVPLQNITLKQGETKVPVSLWRETALHCCEIGNVLRVSHLRGSESNYGFRLQTTVESAIEAVSSTAAEEVGVYGATPARGAPGSLKVLLEDDRTLFIEESKWLPIAAIMEAPPLPVKITVKGNTIVAIEAMRKEE; this is encoded by the exons ATGACGAGGCGGCGCGTGGACCTTCTAGAACATTGTCGGAGCCGCAGCGGCGCGAAAAATCCACTGCTGTCCATCCTGAACCGAGAAAG aatggcGTTAAGAAAAGTTCTTTCGTCGAAGCCCCAAACCCCTTACTTTAAGCCCCCGGCAATACACATTTGTGTGGTTGCACTGAAGGACCAGCATAGGGTCACGAGGTGGGACTTCCAGGACGGCAGAGCGGTGGCGGCCGTCACAAAAGCTAATGCCGTCATGGCCATCAGCGACGGGCACTCCGTGGCCAAAGTGACCCTGTATGAAGACCTGAAGGCCCAAGTTCAAGAGGGTGCTTCCTACGTGGTTCGTGGCTATAACCTGAGGGGCAATTCCCCTCCATATGCCTTTAATGTCTCAAGGGAGACAGAATTCTTTCGAAGCAGCGCCCTCGTCATCGACGAGAAATTACAAAACGAGGCCTTGAGGCTGATCaatcctcgctcgcccctgacccccctcagcacctgcagggaatctgctggtctggtcacggtggaaggggaggtggtCGAG gtgtctgagctgaaggaggtggtggtggcgagGGACCGCGTGCCACTGCAAAACATCACGTTGAAGCAG ggggaaacaaaggtGCCCGTGTCCCTCTGGAGGGAAACCGCCCTCCACTGCTGTGAGATCGGGAACGTCCTGAGAGTGTCCCACCTGAGAGGGTCGGAGTCCAATTATGGATTCCGGCTCCAAACAACGGTGGAGTCAGCAATTGAG GCGGTCAGTTCCAcggcagcggaggaggttgGAGTTTACGGGGCAACACCGGCACGCGGGGCTCCCGGAAGCCTAAAAGTGCTCCTGGAGGACGACAGGACGCTGTTCATCGAGGAGAGCAAGTGGCTGCCAATAGCTGCCATAATGGAAGCGCCACCCTTACCGGTCAAAATAACCGTTAAAGGCAACACCattgtcgccattgaagccatgcggaaggaggagtag